The DNA region CAGTCATGGTTATGTCAATCCAAGGGACGTCGAAGCTATCTGGAAAGACCACTTTGAGTACTACTACCGGGAGTACGATGATTTCATCTTCCCTATTAGTATTCATCCTGATGTGTCTGGTCGCCCCCATGTCGCCCTGATGCATGAACGGTAAGCCCACCATAACTCTTCTCACCATGACACAGGCTAACTGTCTACGAGGTTGATTGAGTGGTTCAAGACGTTTGAAGGTGTTGAGTTCATGACCATGGAGGAGGTGTGCGATGATTTCAAGGCAAAGAATCCTCCAGAGAAAGGTGCTCTTCTTCCGGCCGAAGCAGGGCTGAAGCTAAGAGAGGGAAATTAGGCGGGCGTGTTAAGGCGGTAGCTAATTTACAAAAACCTTCCAAGCATGTTACTCAATAGCATTTTTAACATAGACGTCTCTACACTAGCCGTGAGCGTGTGCTGCCTGATATCCACATGCGGTCTGGGGTTGCGGTGGTTTACGGTATTTGGTTTTGATGTCGCCGTAAATTGATAAATGCAGCCTTTCCTGTTGCGACTGACCCCATCGCCATTTTCGATAATAATAACATTGTCACTGTGGGGTTGTTGTGCCGCGCAGACGGCCATCAAAGCGGCTTTGGTAGAGATTTGTAGCAGACCGTGCTATTTACATGATCACCTCGTGGTTCATTTCACTCAAATTTCCCTTAGATCTGTGTGCCTCTAGTTATACCGACGCCTTGCCTAGGAATTCCTCGCTGAAGGGGTAGTCAGTGTACCCCTTGATCTCGACAGGCGTATAAAAGGTTGAGCGATCGTATGGGTTCATCTCTATGCCCTCCCGGATTCTGAATACCAAGTCAGGTGTCGAGACAAAATATCTCCCAAACACAACCAAAGTATTGTGGTCTCGGTATTCTTCGTCCACAGCATTTTTTGCGGACTCGCTGTTGAATCCGCCAGCGACCAAGATAGGAGACTGGTTGCCCCATATGTCAAAAGCAAACTCCAggccctccttcttctcacaGTCGATGTTGTTTACGACCCGTGACTCGATGAGGTGAAGATAAGAGAGACGCAGCTCCTTGAGTCCCCGGATAATGTGGGAAAACTGTCGAGTTGCGAGCTCCACGTTCATCTTCATGGACTGGAACGTGCTCCAGGGACTGAGCCTCACAGCAACCCGATCTGGACCGATTGCGTCGACAACGGCCTTTGTAGCTTCAAGTACGAATCTGGACCTGTTCTCAACGGAGCCTCCCCAGCGGTCAGTTCGGATATTGCACGTATTCTGGCTGAACTGATCGATGAGGTATCCATTTGCTCCGTGCAGCTCTACGCCGTCGAAGCCGGCCTTGATAGCGTTTTGGGCAGCCGTTTTGAAATCAGCGATGCAATCCCAGATGTCAGACTCGGTCATCTCTTGGGGAACCGCGTCTGAGTCGCCATCGGTCATGGATACAGCACTAGAACTGTATAAGGGATATTCTTCCTTGTGGCCAGCACGACCGGGAGCAAAGATCTGGCAGTACATGAAACAACCCTTCGCGTGAACTTCATCGGTGatcttcttccagccatCGATCTGGGTCTGCGACCATATGCCGGGGGCATGTGACCCTGCAGAATGACGCggggagatggaggttgCCTCGGCAATAATCAGGGTACCGGGAGAGCTAGCTCTCTGCGCATAGTATTCGAGACATTGCGGAAGGGGAACTTGATCCTCGTCTGCTCGGAACCGAGTCAATGGGGCCATGACGATCCTGTGCTGTAGCTTCATATTGCCCAGCCGAATTGGCTGAAAGAGCTTGGATGTGGACGACATTGTGAAGGATTGAAATGAAGTTATTGAAATGAAGGAATTACTTGAAACAAGGTGGAGATGTGTGAGATACTCTCTTGATGCATTCTGCTTTGGCGAGCTATCTATATAGCTCTATGAGCTCTTGGGTAGTTAAGCCGATCACCATCTCTACCCATCCGAGTTATCGACCCCGATTCATTTCATCTCTGTGCCCCTTGGTTGACAAATCTTGGAGCCTCATGCCCCCGAGTGTCCCGGTCCTAGTCCATCAGACTGACTAAACATGTTGGGGTTGATTTCATCACGAGCCAAATCGGCTTCTTGAGATTTGAGGAGTAGCCGAGTTCTTGGCTTACACTAACGCTAACCTTGCCACCTCACGAAGCTTGATCACAAAACAGCGCTGTACCTGGTAAGGGATTTTGCTCAATGAAATTTCAAGAGGCCTTCTGAAGTCAAATGTGCTCATCGGCCGCGTCGGATTCCCCTTGCTCGAAGGCATTGCTTCGCCTTTGAGATTAACTGGTCTCAAAATTTACGTAGGCGCCGCCCCTATAGGGGATTCACTATCTATGTCCTTTACGAGTCTTATGAACATTGTCAAGAATAAGCTCAATATTGTTACTCCATTGTTGTCTATCGTTGAATCATTGTCCACTGTTGATCTAGCTCTTCACCTTAATGACAACTTTGCCAAAATGCGAGCCTCCCTCAAGATATGCGAAGGCATCTCTACCATCCTCAAAACGAAAGACACGATCAATGACAGGATGGATCTCATGCTGCTCATAAAATCGGAGCATTTCTTCAAAGCGATCCTTTGGCCCAttgatgatgcccttgagagTGACGGTACGCGACAGCGCAAGGACATTGACGTTGGTCCTGTCGTTAGCATCATCTTGTTTCCCAGAAACATAGCCAATGCATGCAATCATTCCACCGTAAGCAACAGAGTTGAAAGACTTTCGGACAGTCTTGGCACCACCAGTCTCGAAGATGATGTCGGCTCCGTCATTGTTTGAGATTTTCATCACCTCATCATCCCAGTTGGGTACATCTCTGTAGTTGATGACGTGATCGGCCCCGAGAGTCTTTGCCCGTGCCAGCTTGGAGTCCGAAGATGATGTGATTATCGCTATAATACTGTTAGGATGCGGGAAGGTGTTCTCAAGGCGCAATACTCACTGGTAGCACCCGCCGCATGGGCTATTTGCAAACCGCTGATACTCACTCCGCCTGTGCCCTGCAGAAGAACGATTTCTCCCTTTCCTCCCGGCTGACCAAGGGGTCGAAACTGGTTGATTGCCATCCAAGCTGTGACAGCGGCAATCGTCAAGCATGACGCCT from Fusarium keratoplasticum isolate Fu6.1 chromosome 12, whole genome shotgun sequence includes:
- a CDS encoding PKS-ER domain-containing protein, translating into MGVSETLQWQTRQDGLENLVLARAPISTLQDGEVLVEIRAVSLNYRDLEVAQGLYNHHKAIESGQPDALVPCSDMCGVVVAVGEGVAWNIGDRVVSTWNQGHFTGSINPDIMKTGLGLPLDGILQSHRIFQADALLRAPKYMSDEEASCLTIAAVTAWMAINQFRPLGQPGGKGEIVLLQGTGGVSISGLQIAHAAGATTIITSSSDSKLARAKTLGADHVINYRDVPNWDDEVMKISNNDGADIIFETGGAKTVRKSFNSVAYGGMIACIGYVSGKQDDANDRTNVNVLALSRTVTLKGIINGPKDRFEEMLRFYEQHEIHPVIDRVFRFEDGRDAFAYLEGGSHFGKVVIKVKS
- a CDS encoding Oxidored-FMN domain-containing protein; translated protein: MSSTSKLFQPIRLGNMKLQHRIVMAPLTRFRADEDQVPLPQCLEYYAQRASSPGTLIIAEATSISPRHSAGSHAPGIWSQTQIDGWKKITDEVHAKGCFMYCQIFAPGRAGHKEEYPLYSSSAVSMTDGDSDAVPQEMTESDIWDCIADFKTAAQNAIKAGFDGVELHGANGYLIDQFSQNTCNIRTDRWGGSVENRSRFVLEATKAVVDAIGPDRVAVRLSPWSTFQSMKMNVELATRQFSHIIRGLKELRLSYLHLIESRVVNNIDCEKKEGLEFAFDIWGNQSPILVAGGFNSESAKNAVDEEYRDHNTLVVFGRYFVSTPDLVFRIREGIEMNPYDRSTFYTPVEIKGYTDYPFSEEFLGKASV